A genomic window from Coregonus clupeaformis isolate EN_2021a unplaced genomic scaffold, ASM2061545v1 scaf1223, whole genome shotgun sequence includes:
- the LOC121544538 gene encoding uncharacterized protein LOC121544538, with product MHAVNGLLLISVGLSYGLETSCDARKDGAQCYGALGGTVCLQLIINASGHELEFKNNITGTNVFKLENGKVTTNPPLKHRAVFYVEDGMLMLSNTEKADYGKYDLNIYNLEGTLLNTTQLDLLLVTEAPVSPPQLSSECLSHGEMRVTCSFEGDSPQYSWTLDGQTLNGMEAFLSDMTDTVILKKGVVGTLACTVKNHISNVTITQEISLCRPTDDDE from the exons ATGCATGCTGTGAATGGACTTCTGTTGATATCAGTGGGACTGTCTTATG GATTGGAGACCTCCTGTGATGCCAGAAAGGATGGAGCTCAGTGTTATGGAGCTCTGGGAGGAACTGTCTGTCTCCAGTTGATCATCAACGCCAGTGGACATGAGCTTGAATTCAAGAACAACATCACAGGGACAAACGTTTTCAAATTAGAAAACGGCAAAGTCACAACAAACCCCCCTTTAAAACACAGAGCAGTGTTCTATGTGGAAGATGGGATGTTGATGCTCAGTAACACAGAGAAGGCTGATTATGGGAAATATGACTTAAACATTTACAACTTAGAGGGGACGCTTCTgaacacaacacaattagacctacTCCTGGTTACTGAAG CCCCAGTGTCCCCTCCTCAGCTGTCCTCTGAGTGTCTGTCCCATGGAGAGATGAGGGTGACCTGCTCCTTTGAGGGGGACAGTCCCCAGTACAGCTGGACTCTGGACGGACAGACACTGAATGGAATGGAGGCTTTTCTCAGTGACATGACAGACACCGTCATTCTGAAGAAGGGTGTAGTGGGGACTCTCGCTTGTACAGTGAAAAACCATATCAGCAATGTTACCATCACTCAAGAAATCTCCTTATGTAGGCCTACTG atgATGATGAATAA